The following are from one region of the Vicugna pacos chromosome 9, VicPac4, whole genome shotgun sequence genome:
- the LOC116282285 gene encoding LOW QUALITY PROTEIN: NACHT, LRR and PYD domains-containing protein 2-like (The sequence of the model RefSeq protein was modified relative to this genomic sequence to represent the inferred CDS: deleted 1 base in 1 codon; substituted 2 bases at 2 genomic stop codons), giving the protein MSTTLINNNLISDYMKVYVWVQSRSRIQTALPAPQVFTSTFEVFTWKDYFKLKRVKAQKTPEETDFALATYRTELPLEMSAENVGSMWWQNAGPAGAGRTTPAERPTLGWPRGSPAETSGPASRLRRGALGRGGARTFAEVEGLSAPAGGARFPRRPADEARAARAPGPLGGGAGRLPPLLRGRPGRGLRAALRAAGPPAARGAWAQTPVFGGQAPRRLGVDSSGLQESRGHGGCHAFLRLSVRQLPAAAFRASEAAEDEEDESSPSRDAGDVQQLLSEEGGLRSPALTQVGCFLSGLPGEESAKALETAFGCQVSAEVKRGSLECRSASDGSKACSSAADTTEVLYCLCESQDEQLVKDAVAQVKEISVHLTSPSEVMRSSFCLKHCQNLEKVSLQVDKGIFLENDAALKPDTQVERSQHDHHSLHFRADLCSVFSSNKNLKFLDVREGFLSQSSVRILCQQITRVTCHLQKVVIKNISPADAYRDFRLAFVGWKPLTDLVLEGSVHSDKRLLLLLCELLKHSRCDVRCLRLGSYSDTAQRWAAFSSALKIIQSLKYLGLTASEFLDEGVKLPCTTLRHPECFLQKLSLENCHLTGACCKELSSALIVNQRLTHLCLARNSLGDGGVKILCEGLSYPECKLQTLVRCHCNINRQGCRYIARLLQGDSSLTGLSLGFNPTAPGLCFLCEALKKPNCNLKCLRLWGCSTAPYGYWNLTSALGSKRSLETLDLGQKALGRSAXWCSXGLKTKSWPLKETQVKTDDSTMEIQRLLKDVKESSPKLTAECRDARATGSSCCDLLS; this is encoded by the exons ATGTCGACTACCCTGATTAATAATAATCTGATTAGTGACTACATGAAGGTGTACGTGTGGGTGCAGTCACGCTCCCGGATCCAGACAGCCTTGCCAGCGCCGCAGGTGTTCACTTCCACCTTCGAGGTGTTTACTTGGAAAG ATTATTTCAAGCTGAAAAGAGTCAAGGCCCAGAAGACTCCGGAAGAAACTGACTTCGCCTTAGCTACCTACAGGACAGAGCTGCCACTGGAGATGTCTGCAGAGAACGTGGGCTCCATGTGGTGGCAGAACGCA GGTCCCGCGGGCGCCGGCAGGACCACGCCGGCAGAGCGGCCGACGCTGGGCTGGCCGCGGGGCAGCCCGGCGGAGACCTCGGGCCCCGCCTCCCGCCTGCGCCGCGGGGCGCtcggccgcgggggcgcgcgcaCGTTTGCGGAGGTCGAGGGGCTCTCGGCGCCGGCCGGGGGGGCGCGCTTCCCGCGGCGCCCGGCAGACGAGGCCCGCGCCGCGCGAGCTCCGGGCCCGCTGGGGGGCGGCGCCGGCCGGCTGCCGCCGCTCCTCCGCGGCCGCCCCGGGCGCGGCCTCCGGGCGGCGCTGCGGGCCGCGGGCCCCCCGGCTGCCCGGGGCGCCTGGGCGCAGACGCCTGTGTTTGGCGGACAGGCGCCCCGGAGGCTCGGGGTGGACAGCAGTGGTCTGCAGGAGAGCCGAGGCCACGGGGGCTGCCATGCCTTCCTCCGCCTCAGCGTCCGGCAGCTTCCTGCCGCCGCGTTCCGTGCTTCGGAGGCGGCGGAGGACGAGGAGGACGAGAGCAGCCCCAGCCGGGACGCTGGGGATGTTCAGCAGCTGCTGTCCGAGGAAGGAGGGCTGAGGAGCCCCGCCCTGACCCAGGTGGGCTGCTTCCTATCTGGCCTCCCCGGCGAAGAGAGCGCCAAGGCGCTGGAGACAGCCTTTGGCTGCCAAGTGTCAGCAGAGGTCAAGCGGGGGTCCCTGGAGTGCAGGTCAGCGTCCGACGGGAGTAAAGCCTGCTCCTCAGCGGCGGACACGACGGAGGTTTTGTACTGTCTCTGCGAGTCTCAGGACGAGCAGCTCGTGAAGGATGCAGTGGCCCAGGTCAAGGAGATTTCTGTTCACTTGACAAGTCCATCTGAAGTGATGCGGTCTTCTTTCTGCCTTAAACATTGTCAGAACTTGGAGAAAGTTTCACTGCAGGTGGACAAGGGGATATTCCTGGAGAACGATGCTGCGCTGAAGCCAGACACTCAGGTTGA GCGGTCACAGCACGACCATCACTCTCTTCATTTCCGGGCAGATCTCTGCTCTGTGTTCAGTTCAAACAAGAATCTGAAGTTTCTGGATGTGAGGGAAGGTTTCCTGAGTCAGTCCTCGGTGAGGATTCTTTGCCAGCAGATAACCCGCGTCACCTGTCATCTCCAGAAAGTCGT GATTAAAAACATCTCCCCTGCCGACGCCTATCGGGACTTCCGCCTGGCTTTCGTTGGTTGGAAGCCTCTGACAGACCTGGTCCTGGAAGGCAGTGTCCACAGTGATaagaggctgctgctgctgctgtgtgaGCTCTTGAAACATTCAAGGTGTGATGTGCGTTGTCTCAG GTTGGGATCTTATTCTGACACTGCTCAGCGGTGGGCTGCTTTCTCCTCAGCTCTCAAAATCATCCAGTCCCTGAAATACCTGGGTCTCACAGCCAGTGAGTTCCTGGATGAGGGTGTCAAGTTGCCATGCACAACGCTGAGACACCCAGAGTGCTTCCTCCAGAAGTTGTC GTTGGAAAACTGTCACCTTACAGGAGCCTGTTGTAAGGAGCTGTCTTCCGCTTTGATTGTCAACCAGAGGCTGACCCACCTGTGCTTGGCCAGAAACAGCCTAGGGGATGGCGGGGTGAAAATTCTGTGTGAGGGACTGAGTTATCCCGaatgtaaactacagactttggT GCGGTGTCATTGCAACATAAACAGACAAGGCTGCAGATATATTGCGAGGCTTCTCCAGGGAGACTCCAGCCTAACAGGCTTGAGCCTGGGTTTCAACCCCACGGCCCCTGGATTGTGTTTTCTCTGTGAAGCTCTGAAGAAGCCAAACTGTAACCTGAAATGTCT CCGGCTCTGGGGCTGTTCCACTGCTCCTTACGGTTATTGGAATCTCACATCTGCTCTTGGCAGCAAGCGGAGCCTGGAGACTCTGGACCTGGGCCAGAAGGCCCTGGGGCGGAGTGCGTGATGGTGCTCT TGAGGCCTTAAAACAAAATCATGGCCCCTTAAAGAAACTCAGGTGAAGACAGACGACTCAACCATGGAAATCCAGAGGCTGTTGAAGGATGTGAAAGAAAGCAGCCCCAAACTGACCGCTGAGTGTCGGGATGCCAGAGCCACCGGGTCCTCGTGCTGTGACTTGCTGTCCTGA